One Neisseria sp. Marseille-Q5346 genomic region harbors:
- the ilvA gene encoding threonine ammonia-lyase, biosynthetic → MNHSLPLSDYLTRILTASVYDVAVETPLDLARSLSGRLNNQVLLKREDLQPVFSFKIRGAYNKMAKLPKEALDCGVIAASAGNHAQGVALSAQYLGCRAVIVMPETTPKIKIDAVKSRGGEVVLKGVSYNDAYDYAMELAEKEKLTYIAPFDDPDVIAGQGTIGMEILRQHRNINAIFVPIGGGGLAAGVAAFIKQVCPEIKVIGVQTNDSCCMKQSVEAGEIVHLKDVGLFSDGTAVKVVGEETFRLCKELLDEIITVNTDMLCGAIKDIFDDTRSITEPAGALALAGLKAYVAKNNIQGQNLVAVTSGANMNFHRLRHVSERSELGEGNEGIFAVTIPEEKGSFLKFINLLGSRNITEFNYRYGSDKNAHIFVGLQTAGAQDLAVISEQLTEAGLPNVDLTNDEIAKIHIRYMVGGRTEKVANERLVSFEFPERPGALARFLNHMRAEWNITLFHYRNHGADYGRILVGIDVPESDNEAFTDFLESLGYVYKEETDNPAYKLFLA, encoded by the coding sequence ATGAACCATTCCCTTCCTCTTTCTGATTATCTAACCCGTATTTTGACCGCTTCCGTTTATGATGTGGCCGTAGAAACGCCTTTAGATTTGGCGCGCAGTCTGTCAGGCCGTCTGAACAATCAGGTTTTGCTCAAGCGCGAAGATTTGCAGCCTGTTTTTTCATTCAAAATTCGCGGTGCGTACAACAAAATGGCGAAGCTGCCGAAAGAAGCTTTGGATTGCGGCGTGATTGCTGCCAGCGCGGGCAATCATGCGCAGGGTGTGGCTTTGTCGGCCCAGTATTTGGGTTGCCGCGCCGTCATTGTGATGCCGGAAACAACGCCTAAAATCAAAATTGACGCGGTCAAGAGCCGAGGCGGCGAAGTGGTATTGAAAGGCGTATCTTACAACGACGCCTATGATTATGCGATGGAGTTGGCAGAAAAGGAAAAACTGACCTATATTGCGCCGTTTGATGATCCTGACGTAATTGCTGGTCAGGGAACTATCGGCATGGAAATTCTCCGTCAACACCGCAATATCAATGCGATTTTTGTTCCGATTGGTGGCGGCGGTTTGGCAGCGGGTGTAGCGGCGTTTATCAAACAAGTTTGCCCTGAAATTAAAGTGATTGGCGTGCAAACCAATGATTCTTGCTGTATGAAGCAATCGGTCGAGGCTGGGGAAATCGTACATTTGAAAGATGTCGGCCTGTTTTCAGACGGCACGGCGGTTAAAGTGGTGGGTGAGGAAACCTTCCGCCTGTGTAAAGAGCTGTTGGACGAAATTATTACGGTCAATACGGATATGTTGTGCGGCGCGATTAAAGATATTTTTGATGATACGCGCAGCATTACCGAGCCTGCGGGTGCATTGGCACTTGCCGGCCTGAAGGCTTACGTTGCGAAAAACAATATCCAAGGTCAAAACCTGGTTGCCGTCACCAGCGGCGCCAACATGAACTTCCACCGCTTACGCCACGTTTCAGAGCGCAGTGAGCTGGGCGAGGGCAACGAAGGCATTTTCGCCGTTACCATTCCTGAAGAAAAGGGCAGCTTCCTGAAGTTTATCAATTTGTTGGGAAGCCGGAACATTACTGAGTTCAATTATCGCTACGGCAGCGATAAAAATGCGCATATTTTTGTCGGTTTGCAAACCGCCGGTGCGCAAGACTTGGCCGTCATCAGTGAACAACTGACTGAAGCAGGCCTGCCCAATGTCGATTTGACCAATGATGAAATCGCCAAAATCCATATCCGTTACATGGTCGGCGGCCGTACGGAAAAAGTAGCCAACGAACGTTTGGTCAGCTTTGAATTTCCTGAGCGCCCCGGTGCATTGGCCCGTTTCTTGAACCATATGCGTGCCGAGTGGAATATTACTTTGTTCCATTACCGCAACCATGGCGCAGACTACGGTCGTATTTTGGTCGGTATCGATGTGCCGGAAAGCGACAATGAAGCCTTTACCGACTTCTTGGAGAGCTTGGGTTATGTTTATAAAGAAGAAACCGATAATCCGGCTTATAAACTTTTCTTGGCTTAA
- a CDS encoding histidine kinase: protein MRLFSGSSDGLSLSSRLKLLTVLWVGSAFLSIAFTLLLSWRLESAAKTIEDAGSLKMQVYRLAYMASVRTPNAQIDNQIKEFERTLANVTQSDAIHPLIPSQMPLAYDLIQSMLLIDWESNIKPSLQHYERPTQIGLYRFAGNIELFLQAMENANEQNTLWLRRFQMAMMLMILVAAGLMIVWHYSWIIRPLEKLRDGVETISEGRFGVQIDTDQIREFAQVSKGFNQMSRRLKTLYTDLEGQVAQQTQDLARQNRDLTLLYQTTRNLHQTFTPQQAAEEFLAQILPAFSALGGTVYLSDEERKRSDLAASVGETEEGNHVEFPIVYQDEQLGVLALYFSDGHMPNEQDEKLLQTLSGQLGISIANNRMEQERRLLAVLQERNLIAQGLHDSIAQALTFLNLQVQMLESAFASNQREQAEENISFIKDGVQECYEDVRELLMNFRTKISNKDFPEAVESLLARFERQTGIPVDLKWQDDGQALNYDEHLQIIFILQESLSNIRKHARAQHVSVEIANHGDFVMTILDDGAGFNKEHLSNRPSGEHVGLGIMQERAQRINAELAITSQIGQGTAVMLTLPQQMRTAS, encoded by the coding sequence ATGCGTTTATTCTCCGGATCGTCAGACGGCCTGAGCCTGTCCTCGCGTTTAAAACTGCTGACTGTGTTATGGGTCGGCTCGGCTTTTTTATCGATTGCCTTTACCCTGCTGCTTTCTTGGCGTTTGGAAAGCGCGGCCAAAACGATTGAAGATGCGGGCAGCTTGAAAATGCAGGTGTATCGTTTGGCTTATATGGCAAGCGTCCGTACGCCCAATGCGCAAATTGACAACCAAATCAAAGAATTTGAACGTACGCTGGCCAATGTAACGCAAAGCGATGCCATTCATCCGCTGATTCCGTCACAAATGCCGCTGGCTTACGATTTGATTCAATCGATGCTGTTGATTGATTGGGAATCCAACATCAAGCCTTCTTTGCAACATTACGAGCGGCCGACCCAAATCGGCCTATACCGTTTTGCCGGCAATATCGAGCTGTTTTTACAAGCGATGGAAAACGCCAACGAGCAAAATACTTTGTGGCTGCGCCGTTTTCAAATGGCGATGATGTTGATGATTTTAGTGGCTGCCGGCTTGATGATTGTTTGGCATTATTCGTGGATCATCCGGCCGCTGGAAAAATTGCGCGACGGGGTAGAAACCATCAGCGAAGGTCGTTTCGGGGTGCAAATCGATACAGACCAAATTCGTGAATTCGCCCAAGTCAGCAAGGGCTTCAACCAAATGAGCCGCCGTCTGAAAACGCTTTATACGGATTTAGAAGGACAGGTTGCCCAACAAACCCAAGACTTGGCTCGGCAAAACCGTGACTTGACCCTGCTCTACCAGACTACGCGCAACCTGCACCAAACCTTTACGCCGCAACAGGCCGCAGAAGAATTTTTGGCTCAGATTCTGCCGGCGTTTTCCGCTTTGGGCGGTACGGTATATCTTTCCGATGAAGAACGCAAACGCTCTGACTTGGCGGCAAGTGTCGGTGAAACCGAAGAGGGAAATCATGTAGAATTCCCAATCGTTTACCAAGACGAACAGCTCGGTGTATTGGCCCTGTATTTTTCAGACGGCCATATGCCCAATGAGCAAGATGAAAAATTATTGCAGACTTTAAGCGGGCAGCTGGGGATTTCCATCGCCAACAACCGCATGGAACAAGAACGCCGCCTGCTTGCCGTCTTGCAGGAACGCAACTTGATTGCACAAGGTTTGCATGACAGCATTGCACAAGCCCTGACCTTTTTGAATTTGCAGGTGCAAATGTTGGAAAGCGCGTTTGCTTCAAACCAACGCGAGCAGGCTGAAGAAAACATCAGCTTCATTAAAGACGGCGTGCAGGAATGCTATGAAGACGTCCGCGAGCTTCTGATGAATTTCCGCACCAAAATCAGTAATAAAGATTTCCCTGAAGCGGTAGAATCGCTGCTGGCGCGTTTTGAACGACAAACCGGTATTCCAGTTGATTTAAAATGGCAGGACGATGGGCAGGCTTTGAATTATGATGAGCATTTGCAGATCATCTTCATCTTGCAGGAAAGCCTGTCCAATATCCGGAAGCACGCGCGTGCGCAACATGTCAGCGTCGAAATTGCCAACCACGGCGATTTTGTCATGACGATTCTGGACGACGGCGCAGGCTTTAATAAAGAACACCTATCAAACCGGCCTTCAGGCGAACATGTCGGCTTGGGCATTATGCAGGAACGGGCCCAACGGATTAACGCAGAATTGGCCATTACATCGCAGATTGGGCAAGGTACGGCGGTTATGCTGACTTTGCCGCAACAAATGAGAACAGCATCATGA
- a CDS encoding response regulator transcription factor has translation MTIKITLIDDHTLFRSGIKALLSRQPDFEVVGEASDGLAGVKMVEQLKPDVVLLDLDMPVMNGREALAQILSINPQLTVIMLTVSEDSDDLTECMRMGAKGFLLKNINADFLLESIRKAVDGDNVFSPEMTSRLVQSLISPSPSRSDHLLAQLTPREMEILGYLAAGHSNKIIARHLNLAESTVKVHVQNLLRKLNLSSRVQAAVYAVQHKVPQPVLS, from the coding sequence ATGACGATTAAAATTACCCTTATTGACGACCACACCCTATTTCGCAGCGGCATCAAAGCCCTACTCTCCCGCCAGCCTGATTTTGAAGTCGTCGGCGAAGCTTCAGACGGCCTGGCCGGCGTAAAAATGGTCGAACAGCTCAAGCCTGACGTAGTTTTGCTGGACTTGGATATGCCGGTTATGAACGGCCGCGAAGCACTGGCTCAAATTCTGAGCATCAATCCGCAACTGACCGTCATCATGCTGACTGTTTCCGAAGACAGTGACGACTTGACCGAATGTATGCGTATGGGGGCAAAAGGCTTTTTGCTGAAAAACATCAATGCCGACTTCCTGTTGGAAAGCATCCGCAAAGCCGTCGACGGAGACAATGTATTCTCCCCTGAAATGACCAGCCGCTTGGTGCAATCACTGATTTCTCCATCTCCTTCCCGCTCAGACCATCTGCTGGCGCAGCTGACCCCGCGCGAAATGGAAATCTTGGGCTACCTTGCCGCCGGACACAGCAATAAAATCATTGCCCGCCATTTGAACTTGGCTGAGTCAACCGTCAAAGTGCATGTGCAGAACCTGTTGCGCAAGTTGAACCTAAGCAGCCGCGTTCAAGCAGCGGTTTATGCGGTGCAACACAAAGTACCGCAACCGGTATTGTCTTAA
- the trmB gene encoding tRNA (guanosine(46)-N7)-methyltransferase TrmB, translating into MSENIPENTPKNTVPEEHKRSIRSFVLRQGHMTAAQQRAIDTMWPQFGVDFQEAPLDLNHAFGRDNPKVLEIGFGMGVATVEIAKRLPDTDFLAIDVHGPGVGNILKLIEEEHISNIRVMRHDAVEVVEKMLEDGSLDGIHIFFPDPWHKKRHNKRRLVQVPFVEKLLPKLKSSGYVHMATDWEEYAVQMLEVLSSFDALQNMAADYSPTPDYRPETKFEARGKRLGHGVWDLVFRKK; encoded by the coding sequence ATGTCCGAAAACATTCCAGAAAATACACCCAAAAATACCGTTCCTGAAGAACACAAACGCAGCATCCGCAGTTTCGTCTTGCGCCAAGGCCATATGACCGCTGCCCAACAGCGCGCCATCGATACGATGTGGCCGCAATTCGGTGTGGACTTCCAAGAAGCCCCTTTGGATTTGAACCATGCTTTTGGACGGGACAACCCTAAAGTTTTGGAAATCGGTTTCGGTATGGGCGTCGCAACGGTGGAAATCGCCAAACGTCTGCCTGATACCGACTTTTTAGCGATTGATGTTCACGGTCCGGGCGTCGGCAATATCTTGAAGCTGATTGAGGAAGAACACATTTCCAATATCCGCGTGATGCGTCATGATGCGGTGGAAGTGGTGGAAAAGATGCTGGAAGACGGTTCTTTAGACGGCATTCATATTTTCTTCCCTGACCCTTGGCACAAAAAACGTCACAACAAACGCCGCTTGGTACAAGTGCCGTTTGTTGAAAAGCTATTGCCCAAACTCAAAAGCAGCGGCTATGTCCATATGGCGACCGACTGGGAAGAATACGCCGTGCAAATGCTGGAAGTTTTGAGCAGTTTCGACGCTTTGCAAAACATGGCTGCCGATTACTCCCCTACGCCTGATTATCGTCCTGAAACCAAATTTGAAGCCCGAGGCAAGCGGTTGGGTCATGGCGTTTGGGACTTGGTGTTCCGTAAGAAATAA
- a CDS encoding D-alanyl-D-alanine carboxypeptidase family protein gives MMKKTLLSLIFAALLNTPALAADPVASAPAVQSEAQTQPLLHSINSPTTPPEIAATAYIVTDLHSKQTLASNNADTPIEPAALTQMMTAYLAFKALENGTLEASQMLTVSNAAWKVEGSRMFLDPKVPVSVSSLIKGTTIQSANDAAITLAEAIGNGSIDEFVKQMNEEAKRLGMKHTHFNNPTGISSNGHVSTVGDLAILAAALINDYPKYYPLFANKSFKYNNIEQPNRNLLLYRDSSIDGLKTGYSEGAGYHLAASSKRNNRRIVSILAGAESTEARASESSKLLNWALQAFDTPKLYNGGEVISQVKVYKGSTKAVDIGFLDDVYITIPHDTGKNVKPILETLQPVLAPIEKGQVLGKLKVMKDGKVIAEKDVVALTGVEEGSWLRRMWDAIVLWFKGLFS, from the coding sequence ATGATGAAAAAAACGCTACTTAGCTTAATTTTTGCTGCCCTCCTGAATACTCCTGCCCTCGCTGCCGACCCGGTTGCATCTGCACCTGCCGTACAAAGCGAGGCTCAAACGCAGCCGCTGCTGCACAGCATCAACAGCCCGACAACGCCGCCGGAAATTGCGGCGACGGCCTATATCGTTACCGACCTGCACAGCAAGCAAACCTTGGCATCCAACAATGCCGATACACCTATCGAGCCAGCCGCGTTGACGCAAATGATGACCGCCTACCTTGCCTTTAAAGCACTGGAAAACGGTACACTTGAAGCAAGCCAAATGTTGACCGTTTCCAATGCCGCATGGAAAGTCGAAGGTTCGCGCATGTTCCTTGATCCGAAAGTTCCTGTCAGCGTCAGCTCCTTGATTAAGGGTACAACCATCCAATCGGCCAACGATGCCGCCATTACCCTTGCCGAAGCCATTGGCAACGGCTCTATCGACGAATTCGTCAAACAAATGAATGAAGAAGCCAAACGCTTGGGCATGAAGCACACCCACTTCAACAACCCGACCGGTATTTCTTCTAACGGCCATGTTTCAACCGTTGGCGACCTTGCCATCTTGGCAGCCGCGCTCATTAATGACTATCCGAAATATTATCCTTTATTTGCAAACAAATCTTTCAAATACAATAACATTGAGCAGCCCAACCGCAATCTCCTACTCTATCGCGACAGCAGTATCGATGGTTTGAAAACCGGCTATAGCGAAGGCGCAGGCTACCATCTTGCCGCTTCCAGCAAACGCAACAACCGCCGTATTGTTTCCATCCTTGCCGGTGCCGAATCTACCGAAGCGCGCGCCAGTGAAAGCAGCAAACTGCTCAACTGGGCGTTACAGGCATTTGATACACCCAAACTTTATAACGGCGGAGAAGTAATTTCCCAAGTCAAAGTTTACAAAGGCAGCACCAAAGCCGTAGACATCGGTTTCTTGGACGATGTTTACATTACCATCCCCCACGATACCGGCAAAAACGTCAAACCTATCTTAGAAACACTTCAGCCTGTCCTCGCCCCAATTGAAAAAGGCCAAGTATTGGGCAAACTGAAAGTCATGAAAGACGGCAAAGTCATTGCCGAAAAAGACGTCGTCGCCCTGACCGGCGTGGAAGAAGGCAGCTGGTTGCGCCGTATGTGGGACGCGATTGTGTTGTGGTTTAAAGGTTTATTCAGTTAA
- the mobA gene encoding molybdenum cofactor guanylyltransferase MobA, producing MKIFALILAGGQGSRMGGVDKGLVQWHNKALIDHVIEKIRPQVSHIAISANRNLESYAQRSAHVFSDARQWQHYGPLAALCTAANDLQIATADWLLIVSCDMPRLPENLVSQFETIAKRTPLCNAFYVETPSRPHYSVMFIRPQILQSTVPYLYSGMRSIRGWLQQQRARVVHFPHEQDFISYNTENDLAQPL from the coding sequence ATGAAAATTTTTGCACTGATATTGGCCGGCGGGCAGGGAAGCCGGATGGGAGGTGTCGATAAAGGGTTGGTGCAGTGGCACAACAAAGCCTTGATAGACCACGTTATCGAAAAAATCCGCCCGCAAGTTAGCCATATCGCCATCAGTGCCAACCGCAATCTCGAATCCTACGCCCAACGCAGCGCGCACGTTTTCTCCGATGCGCGCCAATGGCAACATTACGGCCCTTTAGCCGCCTTGTGTACCGCCGCCAACGATTTGCAAATTGCTACTGCAGACTGGCTGCTTATCGTCTCCTGCGATATGCCCCGCCTGCCTGAAAACTTGGTTTCCCAGTTTGAGACCATCGCCAAACGCACGCCGTTGTGCAATGCATTTTACGTTGAAACCCCGTCCAGACCGCATTACAGCGTGATGTTTATCCGTCCGCAAATCCTACAAAGTACCGTGCCATACCTTTATTCAGGAATGCGCAGCATCCGCGGCTGGTTGCAGCAGCAACGCGCAAGGGTTGTCCATTTCCCTCATGAGCAGGATTTTATCAGCTACAACACAGAAAATGATTTGGCCCAGCCTTTGTAG
- a CDS encoding ABC-F family ATPase has protein sequence MISTNGITMQFGAKPLFENVSVKFGEGNRYGLIGANGSGKSTFMKILGGDLEQTAGEVAIENGVRLGKLRQDQFAYEDMRVLDVVMMGHTEMWAAMTERDAIYANPEATEDDYMKAAELEAKFAEYDGYTAEARAAELLSGVGISEDLHNATMAEVAPGFKLRVLLAQALFSKPDVLLLDEPTNNLDINTIRWLEGVLNQYDSTMIIISHDRHFLNEVCTHMADLDYNTITIYPGNYDDYMLASAQSRERALKDNAKAKEKLQELQEFVARFSANKSKARQATSRLKQADKIKSEMVEVKPSTRQNPYIRFEADEKAKLHRQAVEVEKLAKRFETQLFKNLNFILEAGQRLAIIGPNGAGKSTLLKLLAGAYNPEYSDGLLPDEGTIKWAEKASVGYYPQDHENDFDVDMDLSEWMRQWGQEGDDEQVIRGTLGRLLFGSNDVVKKVKVLSGGEKGRMLYGKLLLLKPNVLVMDEPTNHMDMESIESLNMALEKYNGTLIFVSHDRQFVSSLATQIIELDGKGGYEHYLGDYESYLEKKGVL, from the coding sequence ATGATTTCTACCAACGGCATCACCATGCAGTTCGGCGCAAAGCCGCTGTTTGAAAACGTATCCGTCAAATTCGGCGAAGGCAACCGTTACGGCTTGATCGGCGCCAACGGCTCAGGCAAATCCACCTTCATGAAAATCCTTGGCGGCGATTTGGAACAGACTGCCGGCGAAGTAGCGATTGAAAACGGCGTGCGTTTGGGTAAATTGCGCCAAGACCAATTTGCCTACGAAGACATGCGCGTGCTGGACGTGGTGATGATGGGGCACACCGAAATGTGGGCGGCGATGACCGAGCGTGATGCAATTTACGCCAATCCCGAAGCCACCGAAGACGACTACATGAAAGCCGCCGAACTGGAAGCCAAGTTCGCCGAATACGACGGCTACACCGCCGAAGCGCGCGCTGCCGAATTGTTGAGCGGCGTGGGCATTTCCGAAGATTTGCACAATGCGACCATGGCAGAAGTCGCCCCGGGCTTCAAATTGCGCGTATTGCTGGCGCAAGCACTGTTCTCCAAACCAGATGTATTGCTCTTGGACGAACCGACCAATAACTTGGATATTAATACCATCCGCTGGTTGGAAGGTGTATTGAACCAATACGACTCCACCATGATCATCATCTCGCACGACCGTCACTTTTTGAACGAAGTCTGCACCCACATGGCGGATTTGGACTACAACACCATCACCATTTATCCGGGCAACTACGACGACTATATGCTCGCTTCCGCCCAATCGCGTGAGCGCGCCCTGAAAGACAACGCCAAAGCCAAAGAGAAACTGCAAGAGCTGCAAGAGTTCGTTGCCCGCTTCTCCGCCAACAAATCCAAAGCCCGTCAGGCAACCAGCCGTCTGAAACAGGCCGACAAAATCAAATCGGAGATGGTCGAAGTCAAACCTTCTACCCGTCAAAACCCGTATATTCGTTTTGAAGCCGACGAAAAAGCCAAGTTGCACCGTCAGGCGGTGGAAGTTGAAAAACTGGCTAAACGTTTTGAAACCCAGTTGTTTAAAAACCTGAACTTCATCCTTGAAGCAGGCCAACGCCTTGCCATCATCGGCCCGAACGGCGCAGGTAAATCTACCTTGCTGAAACTCTTGGCCGGCGCATACAACCCCGAATATTCAGACGGCCTGTTGCCGGACGAAGGCACCATCAAATGGGCGGAAAAAGCCAGTGTCGGCTACTATCCGCAAGACCATGAAAACGACTTCGACGTCGATATGGACCTGAGCGAATGGATGCGCCAATGGGGTCAGGAAGGCGATGACGAACAAGTCATTCGCGGCACTTTGGGCCGCTTGCTCTTCGGCAGCAACGATGTCGTGAAAAAAGTGAAGGTTCTCTCCGGTGGCGAAAAAGGCCGTATGCTTTACGGCAAACTGTTGCTGTTGAAACCCAATGTCTTGGTCATGGACGAACCGACCAACCACATGGACATGGAAAGCATTGAATCCTTGAACATGGCGCTGGAAAAATACAACGGCACGCTGATTTTCGTATCACATGACCGTCAGTTTGTATCTTCATTGGCTACCCAAATCATCGAATTGGATGGCAAAGGCGGATATGAACACTACTTGGGCGATTACGAAAGCTATCTGGAGAAAAAAGGAGTTTTGTAA
- a CDS encoding right-handed parallel beta-helix repeat-containing protein, with product MVDLKTVVPNASQYGAKLAYTTYEAEQGELKNGIIENQSSSKETERATAREASGQAYVDLPTNASVSFIAQADANAATIRYTVPDGESGKVEVKVNNTVIGTLDLSSKSNWQYLDNYTYHPNDDIKVHDTPAADRLARFQFDEVSQLFKDAHINKGDTVTITNLDSTPVGIDLVDLEKAPDTIRQPENSVSITDFGAIANDGSDDYQAFMAAIESAKASKKSVYIPEGQFDFSRPISLYVPDGIKITGAGQWHTKLHFLNTEAAKYDDKGYASGGGGITFEPGSNNIDLGNLSMDSNLNSRYDEKANYKGISGTLGTSSSIHDIKIEHFEAGVWIGDYSKNKPLNYTDGLTISNATIRNNFADGVNFAQGTSNSTVINSNIRGNGDDGLATWSSHHENTNAHVAENNHFLNNTVELGWRAAGIGIFGGKGHEVANNLIKDNANWGGVRLNTVFKNSHNFDFNDTGISVHDNLLVNNGTNADTYGRVKGSIDLEEGRDYATPKKDILGELNNVKIENNTIVNNLSDQEITKTRNPKEGNIPESVNETTLTIENNHSLSVAENNSAKNVAEVDDHSLTQASLHLGADNIITITDSSHALVSGGDGNDRIRGGLGNDTINGDSGNDIIFGYDGDDRLNGGMGNDSIHGGNGNDTLWGESGNDRLNGGDGNDILFGGQGTDYLVGGKGADTYVFSLGEGKDTIVDNVGEHNALQFGQNISVNDLHIDAITDVRGNIDWKITIKGSGGDSITINDQFVSGNTNDAVIDTFRFDKGTLSLQELMGRLSGNGNISNLSDVNTHTDRMSYSSVDTADVHDDTASTANAGII from the coding sequence ATGGTAGACCTTAAAACTGTAGTACCAAACGCTTCCCAATATGGTGCAAAACTTGCCTACACGACTTACGAGGCAGAACAAGGCGAGTTGAAGAACGGTATCATTGAGAACCAGTCTTCTTCTAAAGAAACAGAACGCGCAACTGCCCGTGAAGCAAGCGGTCAGGCATATGTTGATTTGCCGACTAATGCATCTGTGTCATTTATTGCACAAGCAGATGCCAATGCAGCAACCATCCGTTATACCGTTCCTGACGGTGAAAGCGGTAAAGTAGAAGTCAAAGTCAATAATACAGTGATCGGTACTTTGGATTTGTCTTCCAAATCTAACTGGCAATATTTGGATAACTATACATATCATCCGAATGACGATATTAAAGTTCATGATACGCCTGCGGCAGATAGGCTTGCCCGCTTCCAATTTGACGAAGTCAGCCAATTATTTAAAGATGCCCATATCAATAAAGGAGATACAGTTACCATCACTAATCTTGACAGCACACCCGTAGGCATTGACTTGGTTGATTTGGAAAAGGCACCGGATACCATTAGACAGCCTGAAAACAGTGTCAGCATTACTGATTTCGGCGCAATTGCCAATGACGGCTCGGATGATTACCAAGCATTCATGGCTGCGATTGAATCTGCCAAAGCGTCTAAAAAATCTGTTTACATTCCTGAAGGTCAATTTGATTTTTCACGACCGATTTCTCTTTATGTTCCTGATGGCATTAAGATTACCGGTGCAGGGCAATGGCACACTAAGTTACATTTTTTGAATACAGAAGCTGCTAAATACGATGATAAGGGTTATGCGAGCGGTGGCGGTGGTATTACTTTTGAACCCGGTAGTAACAATATAGATTTGGGCAATCTCTCCATGGATTCAAATCTGAACTCAAGATATGATGAGAAAGCCAATTACAAAGGGATATCTGGAACTTTAGGTACTAGCTCTTCTATTCACGATATTAAAATTGAACATTTTGAAGCTGGCGTATGGATTGGGGATTATTCTAAAAACAAACCTTTAAATTACACTGATGGTTTGACTATCTCCAATGCCACTATTCGTAATAACTTTGCAGACGGCGTTAACTTTGCCCAAGGTACCAGCAATTCCACCGTTATCAATTCCAATATCCGCGGCAATGGTGATGATGGCTTAGCAACATGGTCAAGTCATCATGAGAATACCAATGCCCATGTTGCTGAAAATAACCACTTTTTAAACAATACCGTTGAATTAGGCTGGCGTGCGGCAGGTATTGGTATCTTTGGCGGCAAAGGTCATGAAGTAGCCAATAACCTTATTAAAGATAATGCCAATTGGGGTGGCGTACGCTTAAACACTGTATTCAAAAACAGCCATAATTTTGATTTCAATGATACGGGTATTTCCGTTCACGATAACTTACTGGTAAACAATGGGACTAATGCGGACACATATGGTCGTGTTAAAGGTTCTATCGATTTGGAAGAAGGCAGGGATTATGCTACTCCCAAAAAAGATATTTTGGGAGAACTCAACAATGTCAAAATTGAAAATAACACTATTGTGAATAATCTTTCCGATCAAGAAATTACCAAAACCCGTAATCCTAAAGAAGGTAATATTCCAGAGTCTGTAAACGAGACTACATTGACCATCGAAAATAATCACAGCCTTTCGGTAGCAGAAAATAATTCTGCAAAAAATGTAGCGGAAGTAGATGATCACAGTCTTACCCAAGCCTCACTTCATTTAGGTGCTGATAATATCATCACAATTACAGACAGCAGCCATGCTCTTGTCAGCGGCGGCGATGGCAATGACCGTATCAGAGGCGGTTTGGGCAATGATACGATTAACGGTGATTCAGGTAATGACATTATTTTTGGCTATGATGGAGACGATCGTCTCAATGGCGGTATGGGTAATGATTCTATACATGGAGGCAATGGCAACGATACTTTATGGGGCGAAAGTGGCAATGACCGTTTGAATGGCGGCGATGGTAACGACATTTTGTTCGGCGGACAAGGAACCGATTACTTGGTAGGCGGCAAGGGTGCCGATACTTATGTTTTCAGCCTTGGAGAAGGTAAGGATACGATTGTCGATAATGTGGGCGAACATAATGCACTGCAATTTGGCCAAAATATTTCTGTTAATGACCTGCATATTGATGCCATTACTGATGTTCGAGGCAATATCGATTGGAAAATTACCATCAAGGGATCAGGAGGGGACAGCATAACCATCAATGACCAATTCGTTTCCGGTAACACTAACGATGCCGTGATTGATACTTTCCGTTTCGATAAAGGTACATTGAGCTTGCAAGAGTTGATGGGCAGGTTGTCAGGTAATGGCAATATCAGTAATTTGTCGGACGTCAATACGCATACTGACCGTATGAGCTACTCGTCTGTCGATACGGCTGATGTTCATGATGACACAGCATCTACCGCCAACGCTGGAATTATCTAA